One genomic segment of Bradyrhizobium prioriisuperbiae includes these proteins:
- a CDS encoding phage portal protein, giving the protein MSLLSWVGKVIGLRDGQFWSVYGGGDTWAGKPVNEVNSLQLSAWWRAVRLYADVVGALPLKFYEKSSNGDRKQIADHPIANLIGSDPNQEQTSQEFWSGISGGLAMLGNGYAEKRFVGKTLAALEPMPLDTRPDRCNNPDGDLEFRFNDRGKTEWLPRDKVFQVRGFTLGRADEGLSPLAAGRQGLSIALATEESAGKTFSQGMRASGFFTGPKLTPDQRTQFTKTFIDPILGNDASAHYGILENGFDFKQVNIAPKDAEMLLSRRFNVEEICRFMGVPPILVGHNAEGMTAWGTGVESIINMWLTLGLNSFLTSIERSINKRVLSPVERSSYFAEFERNALLRIDSQARAEFIAKMIQNAQMTPNEGRRTDNKLPMPGGDVLLVNSTLIPLTDAGRLTRSLPTPDAPTSPPAAK; this is encoded by the coding sequence ATGAGCCTTCTTTCGTGGGTCGGCAAAGTGATAGGCCTCAGGGACGGACAGTTCTGGAGTGTCTATGGCGGCGGTGATACGTGGGCCGGTAAGCCTGTCAATGAGGTTAATTCGCTCCAGTTATCCGCATGGTGGAGGGCTGTCCGGCTATATGCGGATGTTGTCGGTGCGCTGCCGCTAAAGTTCTACGAAAAGTCCAGCAACGGCGATCGTAAGCAGATCGCCGATCACCCCATCGCCAATCTGATCGGTTCAGACCCAAATCAGGAACAGACGTCGCAGGAGTTCTGGAGTGGAATATCTGGCGGCCTCGCCATGCTCGGCAATGGGTACGCCGAGAAGCGTTTCGTCGGTAAGACGCTTGCCGCTCTGGAGCCAATGCCGCTCGATACTCGACCTGACCGCTGCAACAACCCAGACGGGGATCTTGAATTTCGGTTTAACGACCGCGGGAAAACCGAGTGGCTGCCGCGCGACAAGGTCTTTCAGGTTCGGGGGTTTACGCTCGGCAGGGCAGATGAGGGGCTGTCTCCGCTCGCAGCTGGGCGCCAGGGTCTGAGCATCGCGCTTGCCACGGAGGAATCGGCCGGCAAAACGTTCTCCCAGGGCATGCGGGCGTCTGGCTTCTTCACTGGGCCTAAGCTCACCCCGGACCAGCGCACGCAGTTCACGAAGACGTTTATCGATCCGATCTTGGGGAATGATGCCAGCGCGCATTACGGCATTCTCGAAAACGGGTTCGACTTCAAGCAGGTCAATATCGCTCCCAAAGACGCAGAGATGCTTCTTTCGCGGCGCTTCAATGTTGAGGAAATCTGCCGGTTCATGGGCGTGCCTCCGATCTTGGTGGGGCACAACGCAGAGGGCATGACCGCTTGGGGCACCGGCGTTGAATCCATCATCAATATGTGGCTCACGCTCGGTCTGAATTCGTTTCTCACCAGCATCGAACGGTCTATCAATAAGCGGGTGCTCTCCCCCGTAGAGCGGTCTAGTTACTTCGCTGAGTTCGAACGAAACGCGCTGCTGCGCATCGATAGCCAGGCGCGGGCTGAGTTTATCGCGAAGATGATCCAGAACGCGCAGATGACGCCGAACGAAGGCCGGCGCACAGACAATAAGCTGCCGATGCCGGGCGGAGATGTCCTGCTCGTCAACTCAACACTGATCCCGCTTACTGACGCCGGCAGGTTGACTCGTTCTCTGCCAACGCCCGATGCCCCGACAAGCCCGCCTGCAGCAAAATAG
- a CDS encoding DUF2158 domain-containing protein, translating to MKVGDVVRLKSGGAAMTIVVAGEKVVECCWFDIENHLHRETFKVANLVLA from the coding sequence ATGAAGGTCGGAGACGTTGTTCGTTTGAAGTCTGGCGGTGCCGCAATGACTATCGTTGTTGCTGGCGAAAAGGTGGTTGAGTGCTGCTGGTTTGATATCGAAAACCATCTACACCGCGAAACCTTTAAGGTCGCCAATCTCGTGTTGGCCTGA
- a CDS encoding P27 family phage terminase small subunit, with translation MLSVVDGLAEPNWAAQFTDELDQDLAGRQWRIIIGELRSSEKLANANERQVKRLIDSYVLYEIAMRHVADEGAVFPRKGKKQPAYNPWFTVLKDANAMASAAEAELTITPRRRNNGGKVQRQKPSLIGGGYLKPVAK, from the coding sequence GTGCTGTCCGTCGTTGACGGTTTGGCCGAACCGAATTGGGCGGCGCAGTTCACCGACGAGTTGGATCAGGACCTCGCTGGAAGACAATGGCGGATCATCATTGGCGAGTTGCGCAGCTCCGAAAAACTCGCCAACGCCAACGAGCGCCAGGTTAAGCGCCTCATCGACTCCTATGTGCTTTACGAGATCGCGATGCGCCACGTCGCGGATGAGGGGGCGGTATTCCCGCGCAAGGGCAAGAAGCAGCCGGCGTACAACCCGTGGTTCACAGTTTTGAAGGACGCGAACGCGATGGCGTCAGCTGCCGAGGCGGAACTGACGATCACGCCGCGGCGGCGCAATAATGGCGGGAAAGTCCAACGGCAAAAACCGTCGCTCATCGGCGGTGGGTACCTCAAGCCGGTTGCCAAGTGA
- a CDS encoding glycosyltransferase gives MQRSVFIGWDPREAAAFAVARSSLKRHLTQPIPVRGLVLDDLISSGLYTRPTTRKVNGEGRFEMVDILSIREDYDGRVATQHANARFLVPHIAKEGWALFCDGDVMFRGNVARLFDSLNPKYAVYCVKHKHEPSAGMKMDGQQQTRYARKNWSSFLVFNAQHEANRALTLDLVNTLPGRDLHRLCWLEDGQIGELGIEWNWLAGCSKPVDDPKVVHFTLGTPDMAGYERSAYSDEWRAQLNNWAA, from the coding sequence TTGCAGCGGAGCGTTTTTATAGGCTGGGATCCTCGCGAGGCGGCGGCGTTTGCCGTGGCGCGCAGCTCGCTCAAGCGTCACCTGACGCAGCCAATCCCCGTTCGCGGGCTTGTGTTGGATGATTTGATTTCTTCAGGTCTCTACACCAGGCCGACGACTCGCAAGGTAAATGGCGAGGGACGTTTCGAAATGGTCGACATCCTATCGATCCGGGAGGATTATGACGGGCGTGTCGCGACCCAGCACGCCAACGCGCGGTTCCTGGTGCCTCATATCGCGAAAGAGGGATGGGCGCTATTCTGCGATGGCGACGTTATGTTTCGCGGAAACGTAGCCAGGCTGTTCGACAGTCTGAACCCGAAATACGCCGTCTATTGCGTGAAGCACAAGCATGAGCCGTCCGCCGGCATGAAGATGGATGGACAGCAGCAAACGCGGTACGCGCGGAAAAACTGGTCTTCGTTCCTGGTCTTCAACGCGCAGCACGAAGCCAACCGGGCGCTAACGCTTGATCTGGTCAACACTCTTCCTGGGCGAGACCTTCACCGGCTCTGCTGGCTTGAAGACGGTCAGATTGGGGAACTTGGGATTGAATGGAACTGGCTTGCCGGATGCAGCAAGCCAGTCGATGACCCGAAGGTTGTTCACTTCACGCTCGGGACGCCCGACATGGCCGGGTATGAGCGTTCAGCATACAGCGACGAGTGGCGGGCCCAGCTGAATAACTGGGCGGCTTGA
- a CDS encoding terminase large subunit, which yields MAGKSNGKNRRSSAVGTSSRLPSDPTTRWARDAVDGKALVGEIVRYAAERHLRDLVDGATRGIYWSPDRAEHAFGFFPGVLTITEGAKVGKPFDLLPWHTFCIGSLFGWRMESGRMRFRSGWLETGKGQAKSPLMAAIGLYMMGYYGIQRAKVYAIGQDKATANVLFKDAAAMCRAPIPGTDPEDVDTLESRGEVIIRGFLDNAFKIEHPSTNSVFQSLANGEAISGPKPTLVSADEIHEFKSNSSIETWKRAIAKMPGDALMLLGTNTPASTQIVGTQYSDWYQKVAKGEVIDDQAFAFIARVDKADREKVFDNEACWKKALPALGITFPIENVRGEVNTARSLLSTAMSVKRLYFGIPTGSVDFWIAEEAWAAVQGKVDFPALRKCKCWLSLDLSQKNDLTALTAVWIDESGHLWAKTWYWTTKDGLADRAKSDNAPYEEWAEDPTVDLEAVNGAVIDKTFVAAKVKEILSENDNIEFLAFDPAGIGDFIAACEQIGFPVWKWEGPEEPEGFGLKLVSHAQGTRIIFEDKQLCMPRSIERLEDRILNKGITIDASPVTYWCAGNALLIADGQKNRAFDKKRSRGRIDGLVTIAMATGAATMTEKAGADLDGWLSEAVMK from the coding sequence ATGGCGGGAAAGTCCAACGGCAAAAACCGTCGCTCATCGGCGGTGGGTACCTCAAGCCGGTTGCCAAGTGACCCGACCACGCGATGGGCGAGGGACGCGGTTGATGGGAAGGCTCTCGTCGGAGAGATTGTCCGCTATGCGGCTGAGAGGCATTTAAGGGATCTGGTCGACGGCGCGACGCGCGGCATCTACTGGTCGCCAGATCGGGCTGAACATGCCTTCGGATTCTTCCCTGGTGTCTTGACGATCACGGAAGGCGCAAAGGTCGGGAAGCCCTTCGATCTTCTGCCGTGGCACACTTTCTGCATTGGCAGTCTGTTCGGATGGAGGATGGAGAGCGGCCGGATGAGGTTCCGGTCGGGTTGGCTGGAAACCGGCAAAGGTCAGGCCAAAAGTCCTCTGATGGCCGCCATCGGCCTGTACATGATGGGCTACTACGGAATCCAGCGCGCCAAGGTCTACGCCATCGGTCAGGACAAGGCGACGGCGAACGTCTTGTTCAAAGATGCTGCGGCGATGTGCCGGGCTCCGATCCCCGGCACCGATCCGGAGGACGTGGACACTCTGGAGTCGCGCGGCGAAGTAATTATCCGCGGGTTTCTGGACAACGCTTTCAAGATCGAGCACCCGAGCACCAATTCAGTTTTTCAGTCGCTGGCGAACGGCGAGGCAATCTCGGGGCCGAAGCCGACGCTGGTCTCAGCAGACGAAATCCACGAGTTCAAAAGCAATTCGTCGATCGAGACCTGGAAGCGCGCCATCGCTAAAATGCCCGGCGATGCGCTGATGTTGTTGGGGACGAACACGCCGGCATCGACGCAGATCGTCGGGACGCAATACTCGGACTGGTATCAGAAGGTCGCGAAGGGCGAGGTAATAGACGATCAGGCCTTCGCGTTCATTGCGCGCGTCGACAAAGCGGACCGTGAGAAGGTTTTCGACAACGAGGCGTGTTGGAAGAAGGCGCTCCCGGCTCTTGGGATAACTTTCCCGATCGAGAATGTTCGCGGCGAAGTGAATACGGCCAGATCACTGCTTTCGACGGCCATGTCAGTGAAGCGCTTGTATTTCGGCATCCCGACCGGCTCCGTTGACTTCTGGATTGCTGAAGAGGCGTGGGCGGCTGTTCAAGGTAAGGTTGACTTCCCCGCGCTACGCAAATGCAAATGCTGGCTGTCTCTTGATCTTTCGCAGAAGAACGACCTGACCGCGTTGACTGCGGTGTGGATCGACGAGAGCGGGCACCTTTGGGCGAAGACTTGGTACTGGACCACAAAGGACGGGCTCGCCGATCGAGCGAAGTCAGACAATGCGCCTTACGAAGAATGGGCTGAGGATCCGACGGTAGATTTAGAGGCTGTGAACGGCGCTGTAATCGACAAGACGTTTGTCGCAGCGAAGGTCAAAGAGATTCTGTCAGAGAATGACAACATCGAGTTCTTGGCGTTCGACCCGGCGGGCATTGGCGACTTCATTGCGGCCTGCGAACAGATCGGTTTCCCGGTCTGGAAGTGGGAGGGCCCTGAAGAACCGGAGGGGTTCGGGCTCAAACTCGTGAGCCACGCTCAAGGAACCAGAATTATTTTCGAAGACAAGCAGCTTTGCATGCCTCGTTCGATAGAGCGGCTTGAGGACAGAATTCTGAACAAGGGCATCACGATCGATGCGTCGCCTGTCACCTATTGGTGTGCAGGTAATGCGCTCCTGATAGCTGACGGTCAAAAAAATAGGGCTTTCGATAAGAAGCGGTCGCGCGGTCGAATCGACGGTCTAGTGACGATAGCGATGGCTACTGGTGCGGCAACTATGACTGAAAAGGCTGGTGCCGATCTCGACGGTTGGCTCTCGGAAGCGGTCATGAAGTGA
- the nusG gene encoding transcription termination/antitermination protein NusG, which produces MERAAPDALASIGADVIGETEAMSAINWLDVKVGQVVDYLKRSTPDAPGSGQIVLAETAKWYCAVVRPNAHRAAELDLAQMGFRSFYPKSRRWISHARVKRAKERPILGRYLFVEVDHPRQSFNSVSSLFDIESMVSNLGNPTPFPSHWVEKMLCRYIAGEWDEVTHGKLPVGARIKIIEGEFAEQYATVTSSKGHRVDLKLLGSNQYTKMNQCSVRAA; this is translated from the coding sequence GTGGAAAGAGCAGCGCCAGACGCGCTGGCGTCGATCGGCGCAGATGTGATTGGGGAAACTGAAGCAATGAGCGCGATAAACTGGTTGGATGTGAAGGTCGGGCAGGTTGTGGACTATTTGAAGCGCTCCACGCCAGACGCTCCCGGCAGTGGACAGATTGTTCTGGCGGAGACTGCGAAGTGGTATTGTGCAGTCGTTCGGCCTAATGCCCACCGAGCCGCTGAACTTGATTTGGCGCAGATGGGATTCCGATCGTTCTATCCGAAGTCCCGCAGGTGGATTTCACATGCTCGCGTCAAGCGGGCCAAGGAGAGGCCGATCCTGGGTCGGTATCTATTCGTTGAGGTCGATCATCCTCGCCAATCGTTCAACTCGGTAAGCTCGTTGTTCGATATCGAAAGTATGGTATCGAATCTTGGAAATCCCACACCCTTCCCCTCCCACTGGGTCGAGAAAATGCTTTGCCGCTATATCGCTGGCGAATGGGACGAGGTCACGCACGGCAAACTTCCCGTTGGCGCCCGCATCAAGATTATTGAAGGCGAATTCGCAGAACAATACGCCACGGTGACTAGCTCGAAAGGCCATCGTGTTGACCTGAAACTCCTCGGCAGCAACCAGTACACCAAGATGAACCAATGCAGTGTGAGGGCTGCGTGA
- a CDS encoding S49 family peptidase, with the protein MKYMNILLECAAEPWALEKTKLVSIANFLRFKASGGQYSAEEVAKITQKREREAQRTEGSIGILPIHGVIGERMNLIDDFSGGTSSELITKQFRSMLNDSACKAIILDVNSPGGVARSVEEVGNEIYAARGIKPIVAQINTCAASAAYWIAAQAEEVVVTPSGQAGSIGVYTIHEDVSEMLAKEGIKETLIYSGEYKVMGNSFEPLGAEAKSIMQQRVDELASSFVRSVARGRGVSLKEVNDRFGQGQMFGAAELVDRGMADKVAPMSETLERFGVNVNPALSRAKAMGGDPVQYASDDALKLRRLQDWGRSIGDNDLPPPSEFEAILRDAGVSKTQRARIASRMHAVLRSESGENEAETAVANALAELRQRVDSFTIPKI; encoded by the coding sequence ATGAAATACATGAACATCCTCTTGGAATGCGCAGCGGAGCCGTGGGCGCTGGAAAAGACCAAGCTGGTCTCGATTGCGAACTTCCTGCGCTTCAAGGCATCCGGCGGCCAGTATTCCGCAGAGGAAGTCGCGAAGATCACTCAAAAGCGGGAACGTGAAGCTCAGAGGACAGAGGGATCGATCGGTATCCTTCCAATTCACGGCGTTATCGGCGAGCGCATGAATCTCATCGACGATTTCAGCGGCGGGACGTCCAGCGAACTCATCACCAAGCAGTTTCGCTCGATGCTCAACGACAGCGCCTGCAAGGCAATCATTCTCGACGTGAACAGCCCGGGCGGCGTTGCCAGGAGCGTCGAAGAGGTCGGCAATGAGATCTACGCAGCTCGCGGCATCAAGCCCATCGTTGCTCAGATCAACACCTGCGCGGCCAGCGCGGCGTATTGGATCGCCGCTCAGGCCGAGGAGGTCGTTGTGACGCCGTCGGGACAGGCGGGTTCGATTGGTGTCTACACGATCCATGAAGATGTCTCCGAGATGCTGGCCAAGGAAGGGATCAAGGAAACCCTGATCTATTCCGGCGAGTACAAGGTTATGGGGAACAGCTTCGAACCGCTCGGCGCCGAGGCAAAATCCATTATGCAGCAGCGAGTTGACGAATTGGCGTCGTCCTTCGTTCGCTCTGTGGCTCGCGGGCGAGGCGTAAGTCTCAAAGAGGTCAACGATCGGTTCGGCCAGGGTCAGATGTTCGGCGCCGCCGAACTCGTCGACCGTGGTATGGCTGACAAAGTCGCTCCGATGTCAGAAACCCTCGAGCGCTTCGGCGTCAACGTCAATCCCGCGCTCTCCCGCGCTAAAGCGATGGGAGGGGATCCGGTCCAGTATGCGTCAGACGACGCGTTGAAATTGCGCAGGTTGCAGGATTGGGGTCGCAGCATTGGCGACAACGACCTGCCGCCTCCATCGGAATTCGAAGCGATCCTGCGTGATGCCGGCGTTTCGAAAACCCAGCGTGCTCGCATTGCCTCGCGAATGCATGCGGTTCTCCGGAGTGAGTCCGGGGAAAATGAGGCTGAAACCGCTGTTGCGAATGCTCTGGCCGAACTCCGGCAGAGGGTCGACAGCTTCACCATCCCCAAAATCTAA
- a CDS encoding phage major capsid protein has protein sequence MKRNYYAGALALVAILVVGAILFSGLAPHDIGHGLTMAMAGTAAVSAEDIGAITKQLSKIEVDMKSAADDVKKNGETLQTEMKNLGNATSETKLKVDEALAKHGELAQKHTETASRLTEIEQALAAKREKNDIVEAKSLGQMFVESAAFQKFDGKGNVRVSMDRADITNVTGTVGNNTSPANSLVSSMRVPGIITPAERPMTIRDLIAPGQTSQGVIEYVQETGFTNSAAVVTEGQSKPYSDLTFELKNAPVRTIAHLFKASRQILDDAPALRSYIDARARYGLNYAEEAELLNGDGTGAHIKGLVPYATPFNAAFVPTAQTKIDVIRLAILQVMLAEWPATGIVLHPTDWAGIQLTKDSQNRYIIGNPQDGNAPRLWNLPVVETQSETVDNFLVGAFKMAAQIFDRMEIEILLSTENSVDFEKNMVTLRAEERLALAVYRPEALVTGAFSTAT, from the coding sequence ATGAAGCGGAACTATTATGCGGGGGCGTTGGCCCTCGTCGCGATCCTTGTGGTCGGCGCGATTCTTTTCAGCGGCCTTGCGCCGCACGATATCGGCCACGGCCTCACCATGGCCATGGCCGGAACTGCGGCGGTGAGTGCCGAAGATATCGGCGCGATCACCAAGCAGCTCAGCAAGATCGAGGTCGACATGAAGTCGGCCGCCGATGACGTCAAGAAGAACGGCGAAACCCTGCAGACCGAGATGAAGAACCTCGGGAATGCCACTTCCGAGACCAAGCTTAAGGTCGACGAGGCTTTGGCCAAGCACGGTGAGCTTGCTCAGAAGCACACCGAGACCGCGTCTCGACTGACGGAGATCGAGCAGGCGCTGGCGGCGAAGCGCGAGAAAAACGATATCGTCGAAGCGAAATCGCTCGGCCAGATGTTCGTCGAAAGCGCGGCGTTCCAGAAGTTCGACGGCAAGGGTAATGTCCGGGTGTCGATGGATCGTGCCGACATCACCAATGTCACCGGCACCGTCGGCAACAACACGTCGCCGGCCAACTCGCTGGTGAGTTCGATGCGTGTCCCCGGCATCATTACGCCGGCAGAGCGCCCGATGACCATCCGCGACCTGATTGCCCCGGGCCAGACCAGCCAGGGCGTGATCGAGTACGTCCAGGAAACCGGCTTCACCAACAGTGCAGCAGTGGTTACCGAAGGACAGTCGAAGCCCTACAGCGATCTGACCTTTGAACTGAAGAACGCCCCGGTGCGTACCATCGCGCATCTGTTCAAGGCGTCGCGCCAGATTCTGGACGATGCTCCGGCGCTGCGCTCCTACATCGACGCGCGGGCTCGGTACGGCCTCAACTATGCGGAAGAGGCCGAGCTTCTGAACGGCGACGGTACCGGTGCTCACATCAAGGGTCTGGTGCCTTACGCGACGCCGTTCAATGCGGCGTTCGTGCCGACAGCGCAGACCAAGATCGACGTCATCCGCCTGGCCATCCTGCAGGTGATGCTCGCCGAATGGCCGGCGACTGGTATTGTGCTGCACCCGACCGACTGGGCAGGGATCCAACTGACCAAAGATTCGCAGAACCGCTATATCATCGGCAATCCCCAGGATGGCAATGCGCCGCGGCTGTGGAACCTGCCCGTGGTCGAAACCCAGTCGGAGACCGTCGATAACTTCCTGGTCGGCGCCTTCAAGATGGCGGCGCAGATCTTCGATCGGATGGAGATCGAGATCTTGCTGTCCACCGAGAACTCGGTCGACTTCGAAAAGAACATGGTGACCCTTCGCGCCGAAGAGCGCTTGGCGCTCGCCGTGTATCGGCCCGAAGCGCTGGTGACCGGCGCGTTCTCGACCGCGACCTGA